The Tripterygium wilfordii isolate XIE 37 chromosome 18, ASM1340144v1, whole genome shotgun sequence nucleotide sequence CAAGAAAATGGTTAGTTCTTGTTTGCCATGGCTTGTGCTAACTGCAATATTGCAGTAATCCACAAATGAAATGACATTGTTCTTGTTAAGTGGTTGTCAACGTGAGTGCTTTTTTCAGTGCAGGAGAGTTATTGGTTGATCACGAAAGTCCTCCACCTCCTGAGCAAACTCCAGAGATCAGTTTGTGGGAAAGACTTGGTAAAGCCGCTATGTTGGACATAGAGTCGGTCTCTTTTTCTTGGGACTCGCTTTCTTCACTTCACCATACTGAGCATAGTAGCAGCACCGAACATTCTGAGGATGATATGAATAAAGCCCTTGAGGTATGTATTTCAATTTGACGTTGAACATAGTGCACCATATGTcttcatggatttgaatgtagAAGTATGAAAACAGGGGAGAAGTTCTAACTAATCGTAATATACTAATATGAATATCATTGTGTAACATTGTTGTTCTTCTCCTGACTTGGGATACCATACGATAACAGAAATTCTTTTGAAGCTTTTAACCTAGGTTATCATGTACAATCATATGAGGGGATTTTGAGGTTATTAATAACACAGGGTCATTGGAACTatgtaaaagaagaaaatgccAATCCACTGCTATTAGTTTTTTTCAGCTTATAGTAAAACCTTGTGCCATTTTGTTTTCTCAAGAGGACTGGTTTCTGGTTTCTCTTGGAATAACTACCCCTGTAATTGTTTATGTTCTCTTCCACTCCCTTAAATTATATTTGGTTCTATTCCTACAGGTTACCATCAATTCTGGGGGAGTTGTTTTCTTTGCACTATTCAATCAGCCTGGACTTGATGATTCCTTACCAAAAGAAGCTGCAGCTGTCATAAAGTTTTCATCTTCTAGGATGGCTACACAATCAGAACGATTTGGGTACGAATTTGCAAAGTGGCTGGGAGTCCAAACTCCACAGGTTGTACTTGTACATGTACACACCTGTAGTTGTGTGATTTCTACTACCATGGACCACAACTATTCTACAACATTTTgctccaccccccccccccaaccacCTAACCTTCAGTTAGCTGACAGGATATTGGGTTATTTTGCAGGCTAGAGTCATTCATAATTGTAGCCCCGAGTGGCTCCAGATCAAGGAAGCTGCAGAGAAAGCAAGAACTTTAGCAGCTTCAGAAGGAGATGAAGCCAGTGAAATGACTTGTTCAGAACTTCTGGAAGCTCTGGAACTTAGCCGGTGCCTCTTTTTTATGAGGTGAAATGAGAAGCTTGGTGGTTTCCATGATGTATGTTTGCATGCTTTTGTGTGTAGTGTGTTGCTGTATTTCTATCTCTTATATGGCAGTACGAAATGTCTTTGTTCTTCACTTGGTGTCTATTTGGCCGATAGACTGAGTGGTGTTGGGGGTATTGTGAGTTGTGACATTTAAATTAGCCTATATCAACTCTTCATTATTGAAATTTGGTGTTTTAGATTTGTCTGTCCAGGCCAGGGGTTTTTTGTAGTCTGTCTTGGATAAGGGGAAAATATTTTAACTAAAAAATGAATCCACTGCTATTGACGGGAGATTGATGCTTAGAAAGTTAAATTAATAACAAAGAACCTGAAGTTTGTATTCAGTTTTCATAGGACAAATCTGTTTTTTGGCAGCTATGTTCATGGATCTCTTTTATTGGAAAGCTCAAATGCCTTTGAGTCAGGtgacattgcagaaaaaacGGCAGCAGCTCTTGGTAGGGTCTTGGTGTTGGACCTTGTCATCAGAAATGAGGACAGGCTCCCTTGTCGTGAGCTTGGATGGCGTGGGAATCCCTCAAACTTATTATTGGCAGACAAAATGGCCTCCGTCAATATCAGTGATCTGGAGGATCCTTTTGATTCAATTAAGCGGTACAGACCAAGAGTGTTTAAAGCTCTCCAAAAAGAGAGGAGAGCAACTTCAGTAGATAGCAGACTGAACCCTCATAGTCCAGGATTGGCATCACCAAGCTCCGAACTTTCTGATATTACAGATTCTCCAAAATCAATCGAGATGGGCCTAAGAAGCTACACGCCAGATGAATCATCCCCTGGTTTTCGCATTGTGGCAATTGACTCTGGCGTTCCCCGTCGACCTCCTGCTGGAAAACGTGCAAATGACCAGACCACTTATCCTAGGTTGGTTGAGTTGGTTCTCAACAGTTCTGAGTACTCCTCAAATTTGCTATACGATATTACAGGAGGGAAGTTAGGATCTCCTCCACTAGAGGATAATGGCATGACTGATAAAAGGGCAGAAGAAATGACTTCAATTATTCAGGAATTTCGTAGTGGGTTTCGTGCTGCTCTTAGGGATCTGCAAGGTTTCCATATATTGTTACTGACACTTCACCAGAAACTGGATGGCTTGTTACGAGTATGTTTAAATTTTATAGATAGAACAACATCAGGGGATTTTGACAAGGAAGATTTCATGGTTCCTGATTCACCTTCACGTGGTTCTGGAGTTACTCATTTTCCCTCTCCAAGTAAAGAACGGTCCACTAATGATAACCATCCAGATTATTGTGATACAGACTTACAGAGAACAGCTCCTAAGTTTGTTTCTTCTGGAAATAAAGATAGCTCAGACTCTAGTTCTCCCATGTCACGAGAAGGCTGGGATGGGAAGTCCTGCAAAGGGAGCAGTGAGCCCCTACGCAATCTGCGTTTGACATCAAAACTACGTGATTTTCATAAAGTTGCCAAGGTTTgttatgcatggacaaaatgCTGTTATCATGCAAGTTATGTGCTCTTGTATAGGTAAAAAACAGTTATTGCTCTCTCATGTTTAAGGTTAGGTTAAATTTCAATTATCAGTGTGACCATTTTGCCATTGAAGTT carries:
- the LOC119984536 gene encoding dual specificity protein phosphatase PHS1-like is translated as MSTTDQKEDPAPAAIISNLQEKEEEKEIYLGSDEPEPPLPLTVTSRVLYMLGDITAGPAYRFTKWLELVRKRSGKYRSSGFPHRPHGVVTMPYSAGELLVDHESPPPPEQTPEISLWERLGKAAMLDIESVSFSWDSLSSLHHTEHSSSTEHSEDDMNKALEVTINSGGVVFFALFNQPGLDDSLPKEAAAVIKFSSSRMATQSERFGYEFAKWLGVQTPQARVIHNCSPEWLQIKEAAEKARTLAASEGDEASEMTCSELLEALELSRCLFFMSYVHGSLLLESSNAFESGDIAEKTAAALGRVLVLDLVIRNEDRLPCRELGWRGNPSNLLLADKMASVNISDLEDPFDSIKRYRPRVFKALQKERRATSVDSRLNPHSPGLASPSSELSDITDSPKSIEMGLRSYTPDESSPGFRIVAIDSGVPRRPPAGKRANDQTTYPRLVELVLNSSEYSSNLLYDITGGKLGSPPLEDNGMTDKRAEEMTSIIQEFRSGFRAALRDLQGFHILLLTLHQKLDGLLRVCLNFIDRTTSGDFDKEDFMVPDSPSRGSGVTHFPSPSKERSTNDNHPDYCDTDLQRTAPKFVSSGNKDSSDSSSPMSREGWDGKSCKGSSEPLRNLRLTSKLRDFHKVAKVDAESNKELEQWNEMLRNDAVKLCQENNFNTGFFEGSDNNSIVDAYELKLRLEHILQRITLISDAANTEKPCCITSSLFIGGNLAARSVYTLQHLGITHILCLCSNEIGQSDSQFPHLFEYKNFSICDSEDANISSIFEEASDFIDHVEQIDGRVLVHCFEGKSRSATVVLAYLMLRKNFTLLEAWNRLKRLHRRAQPNDGFARILLDLDKKLHGKVSMEWQQRKPVMKVCPICGKNAGLSSSSLKLHLQKAHKKLSSGSVDSAMTMEIQKALDALKMSRGGSVSPKERQSSSLL